In one Sporomusa sphaeroides DSM 2875 genomic region, the following are encoded:
- a CDS encoding tetratricopeptide repeat protein, translating into MSDLLLLKLMPPRRGSGTIERSGLIKKIAGGGQQFVLLTAPAGYGKTTTMLQLADTAGRTLVWYQLDAHDNDPAVFLRYLTAGIARQLPGFGQQVLPLFAGDFEGRLRLLLTAFVNELYRWEQVPIVLALDDYHEITALFVHRFLEELLNHLPEHVHVMIASRTIPPLDLSQLKASGFVKTVRAGELRFSGEELRVYLIGRGSRFACEDLELLERKVEGWPAAVKFLADLSCVDSPSLFPGGSNTETYEYLAAQVMSRQPDKVVDFLKKTAVLETVTAAACDRLLARQDSRQMLELLEKQNLFLVPLADSGNAYRYHQLFREFLLDQLGNERQFWQRQAGIMARECGELSLAAEYFRAAGAQDELKAILAEAARQALTQGRWQTMSRWLTTLGETDLTDDPWLSLYRARVEMFQGRLDEAEKWLNKAAPFFLDSGSQQGLTETRLLQARVLRCRGRFAESLALLEQVLHQLPLADNTRVDLPLERSSCLLYTGHFREAEAVLVSAFAAAKRRNDKYAKAHILEGLGHVYWMQGDYPRALRMYNKTTERLPEWFMPSYHMQDYIAFIYLDWGEWEKALDYAKRNVAIKENFDLTDALPSAYGQLSSIYCSRGEWTLAEEYCKRSVEFVRENNGDHIYSALSLALWSECLGLQGRWIEAREKAVEALAEVGPYYVLAQDVCLLLGSLSFIHTGELQQGKEMLSTAVNRFDQYGFMRGQCYGYAFQAWLAVSEGKAETARAYTEKVLELAARHNFLNVFLTHYELLQPVLQLGLENGVEVAFIQRILARKLEKAVPLLTCLAKHHDPKVRSRVIAPLAEILGVHAATVITALVKDTDMAVRQSARLAAQRLGIPAAQEDNTPGVFSVSLQVNMLGRFTVFVQDTELGKTGWRTAKTQDLLAYLLHKGEPVSREQIQEDLWPDMDAENAANIFHVTLHRLRKLLKKSNCPDMLAYSGKRYALQSAGFSSDIREFQELAAAGLYQDIAIEEKVHCLKQAAALYRGDYLEGMDYPWLFYGREKFRNLYAEIEITLARYYLDARLYAVALERLQIMEAADPFNEEVQAMLIKAYYGQGNRKALVRQYQKTEVVFREELGLRPSPELQALYAKLVK; encoded by the coding sequence ATGTCTGATTTACTACTCCTAAAACTGATGCCGCCCCGCCGTGGAAGTGGCACTATTGAGAGATCCGGATTAATAAAAAAAATCGCCGGCGGCGGTCAGCAGTTTGTTCTGTTGACAGCTCCGGCTGGTTACGGCAAAACAACGACAATGCTCCAACTTGCGGATACGGCTGGCCGGACGCTGGTCTGGTATCAGCTGGATGCCCATGACAACGATCCGGCTGTCTTTTTGCGTTATTTAACGGCCGGCATCGCCAGGCAGCTTCCCGGATTCGGTCAGCAGGTGCTGCCGCTGTTTGCCGGTGATTTTGAAGGCCGCCTGCGCCTGCTCTTAACCGCTTTTGTCAACGAATTATACCGTTGGGAACAGGTCCCCATCGTATTGGCTTTGGATGATTACCATGAAATTACCGCTTTGTTTGTACATCGTTTTTTGGAGGAACTGCTGAATCATCTGCCCGAACATGTTCATGTCATGATTGCCAGCCGCACGATACCGCCGCTTGACCTAAGCCAACTCAAGGCTTCCGGGTTTGTAAAAACCGTAAGAGCCGGGGAATTGCGTTTCAGCGGCGAGGAATTGCGGGTATATCTGATCGGGAGGGGATCGCGATTTGCCTGTGAGGACCTGGAATTGCTGGAACGTAAGGTCGAAGGCTGGCCGGCGGCCGTAAAGTTTCTGGCCGATTTAAGCTGCGTGGATTCTCCTTCTCTTTTCCCGGGGGGCAGTAATACTGAGACATATGAATATCTGGCGGCCCAGGTTATGTCCCGCCAGCCGGACAAGGTGGTGGATTTTCTTAAAAAGACTGCTGTTTTGGAAACCGTTACGGCAGCGGCTTGCGATAGGCTGCTGGCGCGGCAGGATTCCCGGCAGATGCTGGAGCTGCTGGAAAAACAGAATCTGTTTCTGGTCCCTTTAGCCGATTCGGGCAACGCTTATCGTTATCATCAGCTATTTCGGGAATTTTTGCTGGACCAATTGGGCAACGAACGGCAATTCTGGCAGCGGCAGGCAGGCATCATGGCCCGGGAATGCGGTGAGCTAAGCCTGGCTGCGGAATACTTCCGGGCTGCCGGTGCCCAGGACGAATTAAAAGCCATATTGGCAGAAGCTGCCAGGCAAGCTCTTACGCAAGGGCGTTGGCAAACCATGTCCCGTTGGTTAACCACCCTGGGAGAGACTGATTTGACGGATGACCCTTGGTTAAGTCTTTATCGCGCCAGAGTGGAAATGTTTCAAGGACGATTGGACGAAGCTGAAAAATGGCTAAACAAGGCGGCGCCGTTTTTTTTAGACAGCGGCAGCCAACAAGGTCTGACAGAAACCCGGCTGCTTCAGGCCCGGGTGTTGCGGTGCCGGGGCCGGTTTGCTGAAAGTCTTGCCTTGTTGGAACAAGTGCTTCACCAATTGCCGTTAGCAGATAACACGCGTGTCGATTTGCCGCTGGAAAGATCCTCGTGCCTGTTGTATACAGGACACTTCCGTGAGGCGGAAGCTGTTCTGGTCAGCGCCTTTGCAGCGGCAAAACGGCGTAATGATAAATATGCCAAAGCGCATATCCTGGAAGGTTTGGGTCATGTTTACTGGATGCAGGGTGATTATCCCCGGGCACTGCGGATGTACAACAAGACAACCGAGCGCCTGCCGGAATGGTTTATGCCCAGCTACCACATGCAGGATTATATTGCCTTTATTTATCTGGATTGGGGAGAGTGGGAAAAGGCTCTCGATTATGCAAAACGCAATGTGGCAATTAAAGAAAATTTTGATCTGACCGATGCCCTCCCTTCTGCTTACGGGCAGTTGTCCAGTATTTATTGCAGCCGGGGCGAATGGACCTTGGCGGAAGAATACTGCAAGCGATCTGTGGAATTTGTCAGGGAAAATAATGGTGATCATATTTATTCGGCTTTGAGCTTAGCTCTTTGGTCCGAATGTCTGGGTCTGCAGGGGCGGTGGATTGAGGCGCGGGAAAAAGCTGTGGAAGCGTTGGCTGAAGTGGGACCGTATTACGTACTCGCCCAAGATGTCTGTCTGTTGCTGGGTTCACTGAGTTTCATCCATACCGGGGAGCTGCAACAGGGCAAGGAGATGTTGTCCACAGCAGTCAATCGGTTTGACCAGTATGGCTTTATGCGCGGACAGTGTTATGGCTATGCGTTCCAGGCCTGGCTGGCCGTCAGTGAAGGGAAGGCGGAGACAGCACGGGCGTATACGGAAAAAGTGTTGGAATTGGCTGCCAGGCATAACTTCTTAAATGTTTTCCTGACACATTATGAGCTGCTGCAGCCGGTGCTGCAACTGGGCCTGGAAAACGGCGTGGAAGTTGCATTTATCCAACGTATTCTGGCCCGCAAGCTGGAAAAGGCTGTACCTCTCCTCACTTGTCTGGCCAAGCATCATGATCCGAAGGTCCGTTCCCGGGTCATTGCCCCACTGGCGGAAATTCTCGGGGTTCATGCCGCTACGGTGATAACCGCTCTGGTCAAGGACACGGACATGGCAGTCCGCCAGTCGGCGCGCCTGGCGGCTCAGCGTCTGGGCATTCCCGCGGCTCAAGAGGACAATACCCCGGGGGTTTTCTCTGTTTCGCTGCAAGTCAATATGCTGGGGCGGTTTACCGTTTTTGTCCAGGATACCGAGCTTGGCAAAACCGGCTGGCGCACAGCCAAGACACAGGATTTACTGGCCTACCTGCTGCACAAAGGAGAGCCGGTCAGCCGGGAACAGATCCAGGAAGATTTATGGCCGGATATGGATGCGGAAAATGCCGCCAATATTTTTCATGTCACGCTGCATCGTTTACGCAAACTGCTGAAAAAGTCCAACTGTCCCGATATGCTTGCCTACAGCGGCAAACGTTATGCTCTGCAATCGGCCGGCTTTAGCAGCGACATCCGGGAATTTCAGGAACTGGCGGCAGCCGGCCTGTACCAGGATATTGCCATAGAGGAAAAAGTGCACTGCCTTAAGCAGGCAGCGGCCCTTTACCGTGGCGACTATCTGGAGGGAATGGACTATCCGTGGCTGTTTTACGGACGGGAAAAATTTAGAAATCTGTATGCTGAAATCGAAATAACCCTTGCACGGTATTATCTGGATGCCCGCTTGTATGCCGTGGCGCTAGAGCGCTTGCAGATTATGGAGGCAGCGGACCCCTTCAACGAAGAAGTCCAAGCCATGCTGATCAAAGCTTACTACGGACAGGGCAACCGCAAAGCGCTTGTCAGGCAGTATCAAAAGACCGAAGTGGTGTTTCGCGAGGAACTCGGCCTTCGTCCCTCACCTGAACTGCAGGCGTTATATGCAAAACTGGTGAAATAA
- a CDS encoding autotransporter strand-loop-strand O-heptosyltransferase: MQETKSPNPVEPASTAVKKPYAVFDPGPLTCQTDIEGLAFDFNYGARIKVPAGDWRVKITDRDCFNTLYDAKASDVLVTSTKKYYVNFRLEIYREEKLVFSHDFTPARKRILIKFPVGTLGDIIAWFPYAQVFRYRHNCEVYCAIAPELAELFKPTYPELHFIGPDERPDNVYASYYMGIFFPCDDRMHQPVDWRIVGLQKTIPYILGLRPEEIRPQIAPRNPERSIAEPYVCIAAQATSQAKYWNNPAGWLNIIKHLKAKGYRVLCIDQKDCHGSGSRWNTIPYGAEDFTGNLPLSERVDLLYHADFFIGLSSGLSWLAWAVGRPVVLISGFSLPLTEFHTPYRVINYHVCNSCWTDSAIEFEHNDFAWCPRHKNTDRQFECTRFITPEQVGSVIDQLMYDYKLNPRKGVKNLC; encoded by the coding sequence ATGCAGGAAACAAAATCCCCGAACCCAGTCGAACCGGCAAGCACCGCGGTAAAAAAGCCATATGCCGTTTTTGATCCCGGCCCGCTCACCTGCCAGACCGACATCGAAGGACTGGCCTTTGATTTCAACTACGGTGCGAGAATCAAAGTTCCGGCAGGCGACTGGCGCGTCAAAATCACCGACCGCGATTGCTTCAACACCCTCTACGATGCCAAAGCTTCCGACGTACTTGTCACCAGCACCAAGAAATATTATGTCAATTTCCGCCTGGAAATCTACCGGGAGGAAAAACTGGTATTCAGCCATGACTTTACTCCGGCCAGGAAAAGAATTCTCATCAAATTCCCGGTCGGCACTCTGGGCGATATCATCGCCTGGTTTCCCTATGCGCAAGTCTTCCGCTACCGGCATAACTGCGAGGTATATTGTGCTATAGCGCCGGAACTGGCGGAGCTCTTCAAACCGACCTATCCTGAACTGCATTTCATCGGGCCTGACGAACGCCCGGACAATGTTTATGCCTCTTACTATATGGGCATCTTCTTTCCCTGCGACGACCGCATGCATCAGCCGGTTGACTGGCGCATCGTCGGCCTGCAGAAGACTATCCCGTATATCCTGGGGCTCAGGCCGGAGGAAATCAGGCCACAGATTGCGCCGCGAAACCCGGAAAGAAGCATCGCGGAGCCTTATGTCTGCATTGCCGCCCAGGCCACCAGCCAGGCCAAATACTGGAACAATCCCGCCGGCTGGCTGAATATAATCAAACACCTCAAGGCCAAAGGCTACCGGGTCCTTTGTATTGACCAAAAAGACTGCCATGGCAGCGGCAGCCGCTGGAATACCATTCCCTACGGCGCCGAAGACTTTACCGGCAATCTGCCGCTAAGCGAGCGGGTGGACCTGCTGTATCACGCCGACTTTTTCATCGGCCTCTCCAGCGGCCTGTCCTGGCTGGCCTGGGCGGTAGGCAGGCCGGTGGTGCTGATCAGCGGCTTCAGCCTGCCGCTGACCGAATTTCATACCCCGTACCGGGTCATCAACTATCATGTGTGCAACAGCTGCTGGACAGACAGCGCCATCGAATTCGAACACAATGACTTCGCCTGGTGCCCGCGGCACAAAAACACCGACAGACAGTTCGAATGCACCCGTTTCATTACCCCGGAACAGGTCGGCAGTGTCATTGACCAACTGATGTATGACTATAAATTGAATCCGCGAAAGGGAGTGAAAAACCTATGCTGA
- a CDS encoding AIDA repeat-containing protein, with translation MLKKPKKTKINPQKTLSIILAVANSLNSAAPIALPLAAVVPEMPKARQGAIDELLATSFNRGGQILDYLFFSTAYAETVDPGNSPKNVDTGTVDGDVIVSGGRQNVYDTGSATNTIISSGGNQHVSSGGSASGTDIRFGGNQWVSSGGTASNTVVSNGGAQHVSDLGTASDTTVYDNGNQYIGSGGVTHNTVLSGGNQWVNGGGVASGTTINNDGVQILTVGGTAINATVNSSGRQNVYGSASGTIVNSGGIQAVGDSGTATNTTVNNGGRQNVLSGGSADNTAVSSGGQQHVSNGGAATDTVIHSGGNQYVYNGGTASGTIVNSNAQQNVLSGGTASDTTVNNNGTQNVMSGGSVSDGSVNGSYAQQWLLGGTATSVTVANGGQQHVSSGGTANGTIINSSGMQNVSSGGSAANTVINSSGTQLVYDGGAAAGTFVNAHGAQIINSGGTASGSIISGANAHQMLYGNSISATVHSGGYQSVQAAGVATGTELYGTGFQEVYGTANSTYINGGAQYIYTNGIANSTEIYGNGHQYVSSGGQANGTAIYTGFQDVLDGGRASGTTIHDGNQTVSGGGQAFHTTISGGTQEVKTNARAYNTTISGGNQALSGSSSLAENTVIHNGGTQEVGSIAVAHRTTISAGGRQIFNEGFARNTTIAQGGIQELDQGMADLTTIQDGGIQNISAGGTATNTTIMSGGVQNVYAGGTAGGTTEISSDVTLDNGSLFLASGTLFSGGTAISGGTQNVLGGSALGTIIYNGGTQAVSSGSAVNTIIHSGGTQSVYRGVNVSGSTVNAGGMINLVQSGAALQGDTTLNQGTIQIFNPATGSYEISRLVVNGGGTVKLAAGTIGNHLTLDDLQGAASFIINTDLANNTSDQIEIKSSTNAAGSTIQVAFDPGFASGSSISGTAIFANVDTGDASFQTLPTDWGAYRFTPTVSASTDPSGTTWSITGLSTSGSTPGGNPGVSETMLTASDVITNNLTLWRTENNSLMRRMGELRNDPGKAGEWVRFYRGETEADNPGNRHTKATYTAIQGGYDKKHGNYKGGTLYTGYTAGYLDASIGFNRGGGDASSLTVGAYGSWLGDKGHFLDVIAKQGRLKNSYHNYLLNPGNTKVTGSYHNWGTSLSVEYGFRQAQKDGWYLEPQAEISFGRVSSADYTASDSTRVHNSSLNSTVGRLGLAIGKTTPAGSFYAKASVAREFSASSKITMSTGGLAPVTLDQDLKESWLEFALGLTGAVGKNTNGYLEISKTTGDTVKTPWQVNAGLRLSF, from the coding sequence ATGCTGAAAAAACCTAAAAAAACCAAAATCAATCCCCAGAAAACCCTGTCCATCATACTGGCGGTCGCTAACAGCCTCAACAGTGCCGCACCAATAGCCTTGCCGCTGGCTGCGGTCGTGCCGGAAATGCCCAAAGCCCGTCAGGGAGCTATCGACGAACTCTTAGCCACCAGCTTCAACCGCGGCGGTCAGATTCTTGATTATTTGTTCTTTAGCACCGCCTATGCCGAGACGGTTGATCCCGGCAACAGCCCGAAGAACGTCGACACCGGCACCGTTGACGGCGACGTTATCGTCAGTGGCGGCCGACAGAATGTGTACGACACCGGCAGCGCGACCAATACCATCATCAGCAGCGGCGGCAATCAGCATGTGTCAAGCGGCGGCAGTGCCTCCGGTACCGACATCCGCTTCGGCGGCAATCAATGGGTCTCCAGCGGCGGCACTGCCAGCAACACTGTAGTTAGCAACGGCGGCGCACAGCATGTGTCTGATCTCGGCACTGCCAGCGACACCACGGTTTATGACAACGGCAATCAATATATAGGATCTGGCGGCGTCACCCACAATACCGTATTGAGCGGCGGCAACCAGTGGGTCAATGGCGGCGGGGTAGCCAGCGGCACCACGATCAATAATGACGGCGTGCAAATCCTTACTGTCGGCGGCACGGCCATCAACGCAACCGTCAACAGCAGCGGCCGGCAGAACGTGTACGGCAGCGCCTCCGGCACCATAGTCAATAGCGGCGGCATCCAGGCTGTGGGCGATTCCGGCACTGCCACAAACACCACTGTCAATAACGGCGGCCGGCAGAATGTATTAAGCGGCGGCTCAGCTGACAACACCGCAGTTAGCAGCGGCGGACAGCAGCATGTTTCCAATGGAGGCGCCGCCACCGACACAGTCATCCATAGCGGCGGCAACCAGTATGTCTACAACGGCGGCACTGCTTCCGGTACGATTGTGAACAGCAACGCCCAGCAGAATGTACTCAGCGGCGGCACTGCCTCAGACACTACTGTCAATAACAACGGCACCCAGAATGTAATGTCAGGAGGCAGCGTGTCAGACGGCAGTGTGAACGGCAGCTACGCCCAGCAGTGGTTGTTGGGCGGCACTGCTACCAGCGTCACCGTCGCCAACGGCGGCCAGCAGCATGTGAGCAGCGGCGGCACCGCGAACGGCACCATCATTAATTCCAGCGGCATGCAGAATGTATCAAGCGGCGGCTCAGCCGCAAATACTGTAATCAATTCCAGCGGCACGCAGCTTGTATATGATGGAGGCGCTGCCGCAGGCACCTTTGTCAACGCTCACGGCGCACAGATTATAAATTCCGGCGGCACGGCCAGCGGCAGCATCATCAGCGGCGCCAATGCCCACCAGATGTTATACGGCAATTCCATCAGTGCCACCGTTCACAGCGGCGGATATCAGTCCGTGCAGGCCGCCGGCGTCGCCACCGGCACAGAGCTTTACGGCACCGGCTTCCAGGAAGTGTACGGCACGGCCAACAGCACCTATATTAACGGCGGCGCTCAATATATCTACACTAACGGCATCGCCAACAGCACGGAGATTTACGGCAATGGCCACCAGTATGTGTCCAGCGGCGGCCAGGCTAACGGCACCGCCATCTATACCGGCTTCCAGGACGTGTTAGACGGCGGCCGCGCCTCCGGCACCACAATCCATGACGGAAACCAGACGGTATCGGGCGGCGGCCAGGCCTTCCACACCACCATCAGCGGCGGCACCCAGGAGGTAAAGACCAACGCCAGAGCCTATAACACCACCATCAGCGGCGGTAATCAGGCCCTGAGCGGCAGCAGCTCCCTGGCCGAAAACACCGTCATCCATAACGGCGGCACCCAGGAAGTGGGCAGCATCGCCGTTGCCCATCGCACCACCATCAGCGCCGGCGGCAGGCAGATCTTCAACGAAGGATTTGCCCGCAATACCACCATTGCTCAAGGCGGCATCCAGGAACTGGATCAGGGTATGGCTGACCTCACCACCATCCAGGACGGCGGCATCCAGAATATTAGCGCCGGCGGCACAGCTACCAATACCACCATCATGAGCGGCGGTGTCCAGAATGTGTATGCCGGCGGCACTGCCGGCGGAACCACGGAAATCAGCAGTGACGTTACCCTTGATAACGGCAGCCTCTTCCTCGCCAGCGGCACCCTGTTCAGCGGCGGCACGGCGATAAGCGGCGGCACTCAGAATGTATTAGGCGGCTCCGCCCTCGGCACCATCATCTATAACGGCGGCACTCAGGCTGTATCAAGCGGCTCTGCCGTCAACACCATCATCCACAGCGGCGGCACCCAATCCGTATACCGGGGCGTTAACGTATCCGGCAGCACCGTCAACGCCGGCGGAATGATCAACCTGGTACAATCCGGCGCGGCCCTGCAGGGCGATACCACCCTCAATCAGGGCACCATCCAAATCTTTAACCCGGCCACCGGCAGTTACGAGATCAGCAGGCTTGTCGTCAATGGCGGCGGCACCGTTAAGCTTGCCGCCGGCACCATCGGTAACCACCTGACGCTTGACGACCTGCAAGGCGCCGCCAGCTTCATCATCAATACCGATCTTGCCAACAATACATCTGACCAAATCGAAATTAAAAGCTCCACTAACGCGGCAGGCAGCACCATCCAGGTTGCCTTTGACCCTGGCTTTGCATCCGGGTCCAGTATCAGCGGCACAGCAATCTTCGCCAATGTCGATACTGGCGATGCCAGCTTCCAGACGCTGCCAACCGACTGGGGAGCCTACCGTTTTACCCCGACAGTCTCAGCCAGCACCGACCCAAGCGGCACAACCTGGTCGATCACCGGACTGAGCACCTCAGGCAGCACCCCCGGCGGTAATCCTGGCGTAAGCGAAACCATGCTTACCGCCTCTGATGTCATCACCAACAACCTGACCCTGTGGCGCACCGAGAATAACAGCCTGATGCGGCGCATGGGCGAGCTGAGAAATGACCCCGGCAAGGCCGGAGAATGGGTTAGATTTTACCGGGGCGAAACCGAAGCCGACAATCCCGGCAACCGTCACACCAAAGCCACCTACACCGCCATCCAGGGCGGCTATGACAAAAAGCACGGCAATTATAAAGGCGGCACCCTGTATACCGGCTACACCGCCGGCTATCTTGACGCCAGCATCGGCTTTAACCGGGGCGGCGGCGATGCCAGCAGCCTGACCGTTGGTGCCTATGGCAGCTGGCTGGGAGATAAGGGGCATTTCCTTGATGTTATCGCCAAGCAGGGACGGCTCAAAAACAGCTATCACAACTATCTCCTCAATCCCGGCAATACCAAGGTAACCGGCAGCTACCACAACTGGGGCACCAGCCTGTCGGTTGAATATGGCTTCCGTCAAGCACAAAAAGACGGCTGGTACCTGGAACCCCAGGCCGAGATTAGCTTCGGCCGGGTAAGCTCCGCTGATTACACCGCCAGCGACAGCACCCGTGTGCATAACTCCTCCCTCAATTCCACCGTGGGCAGACTGGGCCTGGCCATCGGCAAAACCACCCCTGCCGGCTCCTTCTATGCCAAGGCGTCCGTTGCCAGAGAATTCAGCGCCAGCTCTAAAATCACCATGTCCACAGGCGGCCTGGCGCCGGTAACACTGGACCAAGACCTGAAAGAATCGTGGCTGGAATTCGCCCTTGGCCTGACAGGCGCGGTAGGCAAAAACACCAACGGCTACCTCGAAATCAGCAAAACCACCGGCGACACTGTAAAAACACCATGGCAGGTCAACGCCGGCCTGCGGCTGAGCTTCTAA
- a CDS encoding RDD family protein, translating to MQEDIQVQHRKPEYAGFWLRLGANLIDGFLFGGVSWVLGKLVQGSVVETALPFVFAIVVIWFNSSKYQGTPGKMCMEIKITDLAGKRISFLRSLGRSCVYYPFLLLQMLGFIYSVAAFSAGNSGEALIGAFIFLVCSIIPLVGIVMIVFTSRRQALHDKFPIL from the coding sequence ATGCAGGAAGACATACAAGTCCAACACAGAAAGCCAGAATATGCTGGCTTTTGGTTAAGGCTAGGGGCAAATTTAATAGATGGTTTTCTTTTTGGCGGCGTAAGTTGGGTTTTAGGCAAACTAGTTCAAGGTTCCGTGGTTGAAACGGCTTTGCCCTTCGTTTTCGCAATTGTAGTTATATGGTTTAATAGTTCAAAATATCAAGGTACTCCAGGAAAAATGTGTATGGAAATAAAAATTACTGATTTAGCGGGAAAACGAATTTCTTTTTTGCGCTCTTTAGGAAGGTCATGCGTTTATTATCCCTTCCTATTGTTACAGATGCTAGGTTTCATTTATTCAGTGGCTGCTTTTTCTGCCGGAAATAGCGGAGAAGCTTTGATTGGTGCTTTTATTTTTTTAGTGTGCTCTATTATTCCGTTAGTGGGTATTGTTATGATTGTTTTTACCTCCCGTAGGCAAGCGTTGCACGATAAATTTCCAATACTTTAG
- a CDS encoding IS1182 family transposase, producing the protein MGYIKGEERGQTILLPESIDDYVHEDNPVRIIDAFVEQLDVLELAFERSTSPTFGRPPYNPKVLLKLYLYGYLNRVRSSRRLEQEAARNLEVIWLLQKLKPDYKTIADFRKNNKLALKKVFRQFVRLCDEWGLYGKELVAIDGTKMRACNSKKNNYSAKKLERHIRYIDEKIETYMKELETTDNAETQERKLSVQEVQQRIQELRNRKQTYQAYQETIDKKGCSEVSTTDPDARLMSNNNNTVDVGYNVQTTVDAKHKLVADFKVTTQANDLGELANMALRAQVVLEKKELEVVADKGYYKVDDLKTCVKNHITPYVAKQTYSNGTGDKEFYPDKFHYDAEENIYRCPRGIELYFAKKRTSKEKGVIGYEYRNYAACSSCPVKERCTRSAKGRSIFRHIDQDFLDTINLKTEKNKDKYRLRQMIIEHVFGTIKRGWGAYYFLTKRKRSVTGELSLSFLSYNLRRVISILGTKEVLAKLTARKSPALA; encoded by the coding sequence ATGGGCTATATAAAAGGCGAAGAAAGAGGACAAACAATTTTGCTTCCCGAAAGTATCGACGATTACGTCCACGAAGATAATCCAGTTCGCATTATAGATGCGTTCGTGGAACAGCTTGATGTGTTGGAACTGGCATTTGAGCGATCGACTAGCCCCACTTTCGGGCGCCCTCCCTATAACCCAAAAGTCTTATTAAAATTATACTTATACGGCTATTTAAACCGGGTCCGCTCATCGCGCAGGCTTGAGCAAGAAGCAGCACGAAACCTAGAAGTCATCTGGCTATTGCAAAAACTAAAACCAGATTATAAAACCATTGCGGACTTTCGCAAAAATAATAAACTCGCCCTCAAAAAGGTGTTTCGCCAGTTCGTACGCCTGTGCGATGAATGGGGCCTATATGGCAAAGAGTTAGTGGCGATTGATGGGACTAAAATGCGAGCTTGTAATAGCAAAAAGAATAATTATAGTGCCAAAAAACTGGAACGTCATATCCGGTATATCGATGAAAAAATTGAAACCTATATGAAAGAACTAGAGACAACGGATAACGCGGAGACTCAGGAACGTAAGCTGTCGGTACAAGAAGTACAACAGCGAATTCAAGAACTTCGTAATCGAAAACAAACCTATCAGGCTTATCAAGAAACGATAGATAAAAAAGGCTGCAGTGAAGTCTCTACAACAGACCCGGATGCTCGACTTATGTCCAATAACAATAATACAGTAGATGTAGGCTACAATGTACAGACCACAGTCGATGCCAAACACAAATTAGTGGCAGACTTCAAAGTAACAACACAGGCCAACGATTTGGGTGAGTTAGCTAACATGGCCTTGCGTGCCCAAGTGGTGCTTGAAAAAAAAGAGCTCGAAGTGGTAGCAGATAAAGGATATTACAAGGTTGACGACCTCAAAACATGCGTAAAAAATCATATCACTCCGTATGTCGCGAAACAAACATATTCGAACGGGACCGGAGATAAAGAGTTTTACCCGGATAAGTTTCATTACGACGCAGAGGAAAATATATATCGGTGTCCCAGAGGAATTGAGTTATATTTTGCCAAGAAGAGAACCAGTAAGGAAAAAGGCGTTATTGGTTACGAATACCGAAATTATGCAGCCTGTTCCTCTTGTCCGGTAAAAGAACGCTGTACTCGAAGTGCAAAGGGTCGAAGTATCTTTCGGCATATAGACCAAGACTTTTTAGATACGATTAATCTAAAGACTGAGAAAAATAAAGATAAATACCGATTACGGCAAATGATCATTGAACATGTTTTTGGAACAATTAAACGAGGATGGGGAGCGTATTATTTCCTGACTAAGCGTAAGCGCTCAGTCACAGGGGAGCTTTCTTTGTCTTTTTTATCGTATAACCTTAGGCGTGTTATATCTATCCTGGGGACGAAAGAAGTATTAGCAAAATTGACTGCTAGAAAATCTCCGGCTTTAGCCTAA
- a CDS encoding manganese catalase family protein, producing the protein MWIYEKKLEHPVRVTCPDVKFAKMVITQYGGPDGELSASLRYLNQRYSMPTSQAKALLTDIGTEELAHMEMIAALVFKLVDGATCADFKAAGWEGQYVQHDHGLFWTDANGIPWSAKYIACLGDPITDLTENMAAEQKARTTYEHLIACTDDPCVKDTLRFLWQREVVHFQRFGEALNEVQEWMCKSKHVWNGHNCGCD; encoded by the coding sequence ATGTGGATCTATGAAAAGAAACTCGAGCATCCCGTACGCGTCACCTGCCCGGATGTTAAATTTGCCAAAATGGTAATTACGCAATATGGCGGTCCGGATGGCGAACTATCGGCATCCTTACGATATTTAAATCAACGTTACAGCATGCCTACAAGCCAGGCCAAAGCGCTTCTGACAGATATTGGCACCGAGGAGCTGGCACATATGGAAATGATTGCAGCCTTGGTATTTAAACTGGTTGATGGTGCTACCTGTGCAGATTTCAAAGCAGCCGGCTGGGAAGGCCAGTATGTTCAGCATGATCATGGACTGTTTTGGACAGACGCCAACGGTATACCCTGGAGTGCTAAATACATTGCCTGTCTGGGTGATCCGATTACCGACCTGACGGAAAATATGGCGGCCGAGCAAAAGGCCCGTACGACCTACGAACATCTGATTGCTTGTACCGATGACCCCTGTGTAAAAGATACGCTGCGCTTCCTGTGGCAACGGGAAGTCGTTCATTTCCAGCGGTTCGGCGAGGCACTGAATGAAGTGCAAGAGTGGATGTGCAAGAGTAAGCATGTATGGAATGGACATAATTGCGGGTGTGATTAA